TGAGCGCTCTCAGAAGAGCTGCGTCGAGCCCCTCGGCCCGGCGTGGAAACATGCCAAAACCACCCATTCCGTCCCACTGCTGCACCATCCCGGAGTTCTCATGGAGAAGGACAATGTCGGAGGATGGACTGCTGAGCAGCGACGACGCGGGAAAGACTTCCCGGCAGGGGTTGCCGACGGGTGCGTCTACTCAGTTTTTGCGGAAGTCAGTTTTGCGGAGGGCGGCAGCCACAGGAGGCCCGGGGAATCAGCCGGGTGTGCAACTCTACCATCTTCCCCCGGTCCTTTTCCGCACCAGCCCCATCGAGCATCCGGGAAAAGAGCAGCTCCGCCGCTGTGCGCCCCAGAGCCTCGATCGGCTGCTGCACCACACTGATGGAAGGACGCACCGTCGCCGCCAGCTCAAAGTCGTCGTAACCCAGCAGCGCCACCCGCTCCGGAACCGAAATTCCCAGCTTCTGCAACGCCTCGAAGACAAAGATGGTTGTGCTGTTTTTCAGGGTCAGCAGGGCATCCGGAGGATTGGGGGCCGCCAGCACGCTTTCCACCGCGTACTCCGCCGAGCGATAGTCCTTAATGGATGCATCCAGGATCATCTCAAGGCCGGCCGTCTCAATCTCTTTCTGGTAGCCCTTGATGCGCTCATGAAGCGTGTATAGCGTGGGCTCTCCCGTCAGGCAGGCGATCCGCCGGTAGCCATGGTCGATCAGGTGCCGCGTCGCCATCCGAGCTCCGGCGAAGTTGTCCGCAACCACGGCCGGGATGGGCATGCCTTCCATTGGACGGTCGAGCGTCACCACCGGAACCTGCACCCGCTTGAGCAGCGTGCGCAGCACCTGGCTCTGTGAATTGCCCGGGGCCAGGATGAAGCCATCGGCACGGTGGCGCAGCAGCACATTCACGCTCTCCACCTCGGCATGCGCATCATTCTGGGTCGTCAGCACGATCAGCAAGGAGTCATGCGCGCGCGCAATGGCCTGCGCCGCCTCGGCGCAACTGGAAAAAAATGGATCGGCGATACTCGGAATCACGAAACCGATACTCCGCGTCCGGTCACCCTTCAGGATGCGGGCCGCCTGGTTCGGCATATAGCCCAGGCTCTCGATGACCTTCTGCACCCGTGCCAGCGTCTGCGGGTCCACACGCTGCCCACCGTTGATCACGCGCGATACCGTCGTCGTTCCGACTCCGGCCTTCTTCGCCACTTCGCTCAGCGTAGGATGCTTGCTCTTCTTCTTTGTCATCTTCCCCTGTGCGCAGAGCAGCCCTTTGTTTCTGGCCCGGCCTGCAGT
The Silvibacterium dinghuense DNA segment above includes these coding regions:
- a CDS encoding LacI family DNA-binding transcriptional regulator, whose translation is MTKKKSKHPTLSEVAKKAGVGTTTVSRVINGGQRVDPQTLARVQKVIESLGYMPNQAARILKGDRTRSIGFVIPSIADPFFSSCAEAAQAIARAHDSLLIVLTTQNDAHAEVESVNVLLRHRADGFILAPGNSQSQVLRTLLKRVQVPVVTLDRPMEGMPIPAVVADNFAGARMATRHLIDHGYRRIACLTGEPTLYTLHERIKGYQKEIETAGLEMILDASIKDYRSAEYAVESVLAAPNPPDALLTLKNSTTIFVFEALQKLGISVPERVALLGYDDFELAATVRPSISVVQQPIEALGRTAAELLFSRMLDGAGAEKDRGKMVELHTRLIPRASCGCRPPQN